TGCGGCGGCTTCGCCGTTTTCTGAAGACGACGCAGTGGTTTCGGAGAGGGGGCGCGTTTCGCCTTCGACGACGTATCCGGAGCCGGTCGCGAGCGAATTGCTAATGGCACCCGGCGGGGGTGGCGGCAAAATTGTCTGCTCGCCTGCGGCGAGTTGCTGCGTGCGCGATTTTTCGCGCTGCTGCTGGCGTTCCTGGATTTCGAGCTGCTCGATCTCGTTCTCGATCTGGTATTTGAAATCGTTGGTTGCGCGCTTGAACTCGGCCATTACCTTCCCGAATTTGCGCGCCAATTCGGGAAGCCTCTTGGGCCCGAAGACGATGAGGGCCATAAGGAAGATGAACAGCATCTCTGGCATGCCGAGATTCATGCTTCCATCATACTTGGGGTTCTAGTTTGGCAGCAATCACGCCAATGTGGGGACGAAGGTACGAGGTACAAGGTGAGGGGGAGGCTAGCGTGGAGTTATCTGAGCTGTCGAGGTCGAAGGCAGTTCCACATTGGACAGCGCCGCGGGAGCGCCTCAGGGAAATCTTCGATATCGGAGCTTAACGAAATAGCGTCGACCCACTAAGTACGTGCAATCGCGGCGCGAGCATAGTTCTGGTGGCTCAACCACTTGAAACTTGGCCCACGGTCGCGAGTACGGCCGTGGGCCGGGTACTTAGGAGGTGGTAATGGACCCTGAGCGGAATTGGAGAGGGATTCAATGGCCTATTTGTCGGCGGTCGGAATACAGCTACTTCTTACGCACCTTTAAGCGCTCCGGAAGCATCAGAAACACTGGGGCTTGTACAGGCGGGATACGTCCCAAAGGTGCCCGGGTTTACCGTGCTATACTGCCCATAATCAACCGGTTGCGGGGTTTGCGGCCGCGAATCCTGCAACTTCTAAGGACACACGATGGCCCGTAGTACGCGACGATCTCTTGGCCTGATCTTTGTAATCATTCTTTTCTGTGGCGCGCTGGGCGCCCTGTTCGGACAAAAGGTCAGCAGCACGCCTGCGACCGGCGACTCCGACGTGCAGGACAACCTGAAGGAGTTCTCGCAGGTGTACAGCGTCGTCGAACAGAATTATGCGGAACAGGTCGATCCCGACAAGGCCATCTATAACGGCGCTATTCCGGGCATGCTGCGAGTGCTTGACCCGCACTCGAACTTCTTCGATCCAAAGTCGTATGCGCTGCTGCGCGAAGAACAGCGCGGCAAGTATTACGGCGTCGGAATGCAGGTGGGCCCGCGCAATAACAAGGTCATCGTGATTGCTCCGTTCGCGGGCGCTCCGGCGTATCGAGTTGGTATCCGGCCCGGCGATGTCATCATCGCGGTGGACGGCAAACCGACGGACAACATGAGCGTCAGCGATGTTGCCGAGTTGCTGAAGGGACCCCGCGGCACGACGGTGAAGATCACGGTGCTGCGCGAGGGCGCGGAAAAACCTCTGGAGTTCTCGGTGGTGCGCGATGAGATTCCTCGCTACTCGGTGGACGTTCACTTCCTGATCCGGCCGGGCATCGGGTATGTCCATATCTCGGGGTTCCAGGAGACAACGGTTGACGAGCTGAACGCGGCGCTGAACGATATGGGCGACGTCAAGGGCCTGATTCTCGATCTTCGGCAGAACCCGGGCGGACTACTGAGCGAAGGCGTCGGCGTGGCGGACAAGTTCCTGAAGAAGGGACAGGTGATCGTCAGTCATCATGGACGGAACTCGCCGGAGAAGGTCTATCGGGCGGCGCATGGCAACGGCGGCAAGGATTATCCGCTGGTGGTGCTGGTGAATCGCGGAACAGCTTCGGCGGCGGAAATCGTGTCGGGTGCGATACAGGACCACGATCGTGGATTGATTGCCGGTGAGACGACATTCGGCAAGGGTTTGGTACAAACGGTGTATCCGCTGAGCGAGAACACCGGACTGGCACTGACGACGGCGAAGTACTACACGCCGAGCGGACGGCTGATCCAGCGCAATTACTCGGGCCTGTCGCTGTACGACTACTACTACAATCGCGAAGACGACGCGGCGAACGTGCCGATGGCAAATCGCGAAGTAAAGCTGACGGACAGCGGGCGCACGGTGTATGGCGGCGGAGGAATCACGCCGGACGTGAAGATACCCACGCCAAAACCGGATCACTTCCAGGACGTGCTGCTGCAGAAGTACGCGTTCTTCAATTTCGCCAAGCACTACCTGGTGAATCACAAGGTGGACAAGAGCTTCCAGGTGGACGAGAACGTGATGCAGGAGTTCCGGCGCTTCCTTGACGATCAGAAGATTCCGTTCACGGAACTGGAACTGGCACAGGATAAAGACTGGGTTCAGACGAACATCAAGGCAGAACTGTTCATCAGCCAGTTCGGACAGCAGGCAGGCTTCATCGTAAGGGCGGAAGGCGATCCTGAGGTCTCCAAGGCCCTGACACTGCTGCCACAGGCGAAAGAACTGGCGGAAAACGCGCAGCGAATCATCGCCCAGCGCAAGCAGGCACAGATGGCAGCTCAGCAGAATCAATAGAGGCCGGCCCAGATTGCCGGATCGACGGCGGCGCTTTGCCGCCGTTTTCTTTTGGCGAAGGCGAAGTTTCCGTCACCTCTGCTTGACTATCTGCGTTTTCTCCGTAAGACTGCCCGAAAGCAGTAAACGTGTTTCGCGCGCCACGCCACGCCAGCGCCTACTTCGTCAATTGACTGGCCGAACTGACTCGCATGGGAGCGGTCGATGAGCGAACCTGCTGCATTACAAACTTCTCAGGCAGCGAGGGTGGTTACAATTCCGCGGCCGG
The Terriglobia bacterium genome window above contains:
- the tatB gene encoding Sec-independent protein translocase protein TatB codes for the protein MNLGMPEMLFIFLMALIVFGPKRLPELARKFGKVMAEFKRATNDFKYQIENEIEQLEIQERQQQREKSRTQQLAAGEQTILPPPPPGAISNSLATGSGYVVEGETRPLSETTASSSENGEAAAATHEEAPHEPEQLSFNDEPAINTSHREPNAI
- a CDS encoding S41 family peptidase, giving the protein MARSTRRSLGLIFVIILFCGALGALFGQKVSSTPATGDSDVQDNLKEFSQVYSVVEQNYAEQVDPDKAIYNGAIPGMLRVLDPHSNFFDPKSYALLREEQRGKYYGVGMQVGPRNNKVIVIAPFAGAPAYRVGIRPGDVIIAVDGKPTDNMSVSDVAELLKGPRGTTVKITVLREGAEKPLEFSVVRDEIPRYSVDVHFLIRPGIGYVHISGFQETTVDELNAALNDMGDVKGLILDLRQNPGGLLSEGVGVADKFLKKGQVIVSHHGRNSPEKVYRAAHGNGGKDYPLVVLVNRGTASAAEIVSGAIQDHDRGLIAGETTFGKGLVQTVYPLSENTGLALTTAKYYTPSGRLIQRNYSGLSLYDYYYNREDDAANVPMANREVKLTDSGRTVYGGGGITPDVKIPTPKPDHFQDVLLQKYAFFNFAKHYLVNHKVDKSFQVDENVMQEFRRFLDDQKIPFTELELAQDKDWVQTNIKAELFISQFGQQAGFIVRAEGDPEVSKALTLLPQAKELAENAQRIIAQRKQAQMAAQQNQ